One Sporomusaceae bacterium FL31 DNA window includes the following coding sequences:
- a CDS encoding thiol reductant ABC exporter subunit CydD: MIDKRLMQEMKTYKRLFMTLVGLSLGSGILVVLQADTLTKIIDGVFLGGLDLNSVWHWLSLLLGIMLLRSILIWLNETCAHRLAVTIKTSLRERLAKQLLALGPVHMSAEQAGELINLLVEGIENIEPYFARFLPQLFIAAVVPLLILGVVAPLDMMTALLLLITAPLIPVFMILIGKMAEKLNKRQWETLSRLSTHFLDVLQGLTTLKIFGRSLEQARVIARMSDEFRDITLSVLKVAFISALALELVATISTALVAVTVGLRLLYFKLSFSQAFFLLLLAPEFYLPLRQLGTHFHAGMAGTAAAERIYQLLAKPVRENANRSLQLDRQQAIAVHFKQVTYGYQNGERPALNGLDLTLAPGEHVALVGASGAGKSTVANLLLGFVEPQSGEILINGQSLADLQLSSWLEHVAFVPQSAHLFYGTVADNIRLGQPHASQAAVEAAAREAGAHEFIIRLPEGYQTMVGEGGQGLSGGEKRRLAIARAFLKDAPMLILDEATAGLDAKNEYEIQLALERLMARRTVLIIAHRLTTVVEADRIVVMHQGKAAEWGRHEDLLAKQGHYYQLMTAFRGAP, encoded by the coding sequence ATGATTGATAAGCGTCTGATGCAGGAGATGAAAACTTATAAGCGGCTGTTTATGACGCTGGTTGGTCTGAGTCTGGGCAGTGGGATACTGGTGGTATTACAAGCTGATACCCTGACGAAAATCATTGATGGGGTCTTTTTAGGCGGCTTGGATTTGAACAGTGTCTGGCACTGGCTGAGTTTGTTGTTAGGGATTATGCTGCTCAGGTCAATCTTGATCTGGCTGAATGAGACTTGCGCGCATCGGCTGGCTGTAACCATTAAAACCAGCCTCCGGGAACGCCTGGCTAAGCAGCTGCTGGCACTCGGTCCTGTGCATATGAGTGCTGAGCAGGCGGGTGAACTGATCAATTTGTTGGTGGAAGGGATCGAAAATATCGAACCGTATTTTGCCAGGTTTTTACCACAGCTATTTATTGCCGCTGTGGTGCCATTATTGATTTTGGGAGTTGTTGCCCCGCTGGATATGATGACGGCGCTGCTGCTGCTCATCACCGCCCCGCTTATTCCTGTGTTTATGATTCTGATTGGAAAGATGGCTGAAAAGCTGAATAAACGGCAGTGGGAGACATTATCCCGCTTAAGCACCCACTTTCTCGATGTGCTGCAAGGGCTGACTACTCTGAAAATATTCGGACGCAGTCTCGAGCAAGCCCGGGTGATTGCCCGTATGAGTGATGAATTTCGTGATATTACACTCAGTGTATTAAAAGTTGCTTTTATCTCTGCACTGGCTCTGGAACTTGTGGCTACAATCAGTACGGCCTTAGTAGCCGTCACTGTGGGGCTTAGGCTGCTTTATTTTAAACTGAGTTTTAGTCAGGCGTTCTTTTTGCTATTGCTGGCTCCGGAGTTTTATCTGCCGCTGCGTCAGCTAGGAACCCACTTCCATGCCGGCATGGCAGGAACCGCGGCCGCTGAACGGATTTATCAGCTCTTGGCTAAGCCTGTCAGGGAAAATGCGAACAGGTCGCTCCAGTTAGACCGGCAGCAAGCCATTGCTGTGCATTTTAAGCAGGTCACTTACGGGTATCAAAATGGTGAACGTCCGGCCTTGAATGGCTTGGATTTGACCCTTGCTCCTGGCGAACATGTTGCGCTGGTTGGTGCCAGTGGTGCCGGTAAGAGCACGGTTGCCAATTTGTTATTAGGTTTTGTTGAGCCGCAGTCAGGTGAAATTTTGATCAATGGTCAATCACTGGCTGATTTACAGCTTTCTTCCTGGCTTGAGCATGTTGCCTTTGTACCGCAGTCGGCTCATTTGTTTTATGGAACAGTAGCTGATAACATCCGGTTAGGTCAGCCTCATGCTTCACAGGCTGCTGTGGAGGCAGCGGCACGCGAAGCGGGGGCACACGAGTTTATTATCAGGCTGCCTGAGGGTTATCAGACCATGGTAGGAGAGGGCGGTCAGGGGTTAAGCGGCGGTGAAAAGCGGCGCTTAGCGATTGCGAGGGCGTTTTTAAAAGATGCTCCGATGCTTATTCTCGATGAGGCTACTGCCGGGCTGGACGCAAAAAATGAGTATGAAATTCAGCTGGCTTTGGAACGGCTTATGGCCAGGCGTACGGTGTTGATAATCGCTCATCGGTTAACTACTGTGGTTGAAGCTGACCGGATTGTTGTCATGCATCAGGGCAAAGCTGCCGAATGGGGCCGGCATGAGGACCTGCTGGCAAAACAAGGGCACTATTATCAGCTTATGACAGCGTTTCGAGGTGCACCATGA
- a CDS encoding FAD-binding protein, with translation MGMKSRQSDITNLPANYQEFLNQIAIFIPQTRLFADPIRTYAYGVDASLYRINPKLVVKVRSVEEVSAILKVAHNLKIAVTFRAAGTSLSGQALTDSVLLVLAGGWSNYNVSGDGEVISLEPGIIGAEANSYLRQFARKIGPDPASINHAMIGGIAANNASGMCCGTSDNSYKTVASMKIVFSDGTLLDTADQTSKQEWASQHPALMTAIEGIRNEINDDEELRKLISHKFKIKNTTGYSLNAFVDYYDPFDIINHLMIGSEGTLGFIAEITYKTVIDHAHKASALMIFPDMNSACQAVMRLSRPLVAAAELIDRVSLTSVEDKPGMPAYLKTLDAEATALLVEIRTEEREALLKQIEEVKALLADLPTVFPIEFTDVKAEYEKLWKIRAGVFPAVGGIREIGTSVIIEDVAFPKDKLAEAVLALRECMNKNGYSSGIIYGHALDGNVHFVFTQAFNNEAEIERYRLFIEEVCEMVVARFDGSLKAEHGTGRNMAPFVEMEWGKKAYTFMERLKKAFDPDNLINPDVIITDNHNLFLENLKPMPKTHDVVDRCIECGYCEINCPSKNLTSTPRQRIAVQREMTRLRNTGADPARLQRFEEDYEYFGDETCATDGLCETTCPLSINTGSFTKQDRSTKITPQAKKIAKFMTENFAGVTTLAKLGMAGAHLAHSVLGTCGMGGIAAGARSLSGNKIPKWNKWLPRGGATPHATSKAQHSQLKVVYFPSCVTRTMGPAKEDLDQRQVSEVMLSLLDKAGYTVIYPQDMDKLCCGMPFESKGYLEAADNMSAELEKALLAATNNGEIAVLCDTSPCVYRMKRVMDKRLKIHDTVDFIHDELLNKLDLVKSPETVAVHVTCSATKMGLADKFKAIAQACATKVVVPEKVRCCGFAGDKGFEVPELNESALEHLKEALPHDCHCGYSNSRTCEIGLANTAGISYQSIAYLVDKCARSKK, from the coding sequence ATGGGTATGAAGTCAAGACAAAGCGATATTACCAATCTTCCAGCAAACTATCAAGAGTTTCTTAATCAAATTGCAATATTTATTCCACAAACCAGACTTTTTGCTGATCCTATCAGAACGTATGCTTATGGTGTGGATGCCAGTCTATATCGGATCAATCCAAAACTGGTGGTTAAGGTTAGATCGGTTGAAGAAGTCTCCGCTATCTTGAAGGTTGCTCATAACCTGAAAATAGCCGTGACATTCCGGGCAGCCGGAACAAGCTTATCCGGACAAGCGCTTACCGATTCGGTCTTGTTGGTATTGGCAGGCGGCTGGAGCAACTACAATGTCAGCGGTGATGGTGAAGTCATTTCCTTGGAACCAGGGATTATTGGTGCTGAAGCCAATTCTTACCTACGGCAGTTTGCCCGGAAGATCGGCCCTGATCCTGCTTCCATCAATCATGCGATGATTGGCGGTATTGCTGCAAATAATGCCAGCGGGATGTGCTGTGGTACGTCTGACAATAGCTATAAAACAGTAGCCAGTATGAAAATTGTATTTTCAGATGGTACTTTGTTAGATACTGCTGACCAAACTTCAAAGCAGGAGTGGGCCAGCCAGCATCCGGCGCTTATGACGGCAATTGAAGGCATACGCAACGAAATTAATGACGATGAGGAATTGCGGAAACTGATTTCTCATAAATTTAAAATCAAAAACACAACAGGGTATAGCCTCAATGCATTTGTTGATTACTATGATCCCTTTGATATTATCAACCATCTGATGATCGGGTCTGAAGGCACACTCGGATTTATTGCTGAAATCACCTATAAAACAGTCATCGATCACGCACATAAAGCTTCAGCACTCATGATCTTCCCGGATATGAACAGCGCCTGCCAGGCTGTTATGCGCCTTAGCCGTCCCTTAGTAGCTGCGGCTGAGCTAATTGACCGGGTATCGTTAACCTCTGTTGAAGATAAGCCGGGTATGCCTGCTTATTTGAAAACGCTGGATGCTGAGGCAACGGCATTATTGGTTGAAATCCGGACTGAAGAACGCGAGGCACTGCTCAAGCAAATTGAGGAAGTAAAAGCGCTGCTGGCTGATCTGCCAACCGTTTTCCCGATTGAATTTACTGATGTCAAAGCTGAGTATGAGAAGCTCTGGAAAATTCGGGCCGGCGTTTTCCCCGCAGTCGGTGGGATTCGGGAGATAGGGACTTCGGTTATCATTGAAGATGTTGCGTTTCCGAAGGATAAACTGGCTGAAGCGGTGCTTGCCCTGCGCGAATGTATGAATAAGAACGGTTATAGCAGCGGGATTATTTACGGTCATGCGTTAGATGGCAATGTTCATTTTGTGTTTACACAAGCTTTCAATAACGAAGCTGAGATTGAACGTTACCGGCTGTTCATTGAAGAGGTTTGCGAAATGGTTGTGGCCAGATTTGATGGCTCGCTGAAGGCCGAACATGGAACAGGCCGTAACATGGCACCGTTCGTGGAAATGGAATGGGGCAAAAAAGCCTATACCTTTATGGAGCGTTTAAAGAAGGCTTTTGACCCGGACAATCTTATCAATCCTGATGTTATTATTACTGATAACCATAACTTGTTCTTAGAGAACTTAAAGCCTATGCCAAAAACCCATGATGTGGTTGACCGGTGTATTGAATGCGGCTATTGTGAAATCAATTGTCCGTCTAAGAATCTTACCAGTACACCACGTCAGCGCATTGCCGTACAACGGGAAATGACCAGATTAAGAAATACTGGTGCCGATCCAGCAAGGCTGCAGCGGTTTGAAGAAGATTATGAGTATTTTGGTGATGAAACGTGTGCTACTGATGGCTTATGTGAAACGACCTGCCCGCTGTCCATTAACACCGGATCCTTTACCAAGCAGGATCGTTCTACTAAGATTACGCCGCAGGCTAAGAAAATTGCTAAATTTATGACCGAGAATTTTGCCGGGGTTACCACGCTGGCTAAGCTTGGAATGGCTGGAGCCCACTTGGCGCATTCGGTGCTGGGTACCTGCGGTATGGGCGGCATTGCTGCCGGAGCGCGGAGTTTAAGCGGCAATAAGATTCCAAAATGGAACAAATGGCTGCCACGTGGCGGTGCAACGCCACATGCAACAAGCAAGGCGCAGCACAGTCAGCTTAAGGTGGTTTATTTCCCAAGTTGTGTCACCAGAACCATGGGGCCGGCTAAAGAGGATCTTGATCAGCGGCAAGTGAGTGAAGTCATGCTGTCTTTATTGGATAAAGCCGGTTATACGGTTATCTATCCGCAGGATATGGATAAATTGTGCTGCGGCATGCCTTTCGAAAGCAAAGGCTATCTGGAAGCAGCCGACAACATGAGTGCTGAATTGGAAAAGGCACTGTTAGCGGCTACAAACAATGGCGAGATTGCTGTGTTGTGTGATACCAGCCCATGCGTATACCGGATGAAACGGGTGATGGATAAGCGCTTGAAGATCCATGATACGGTGGACTTCATCCATGATGAGCTGCTGAATAAACTGGATTTAGTGAAATCTCCGGAAACTGTGGCTGTCCATGTGACCTGCAGCGCAACCAAAATGGGTTTGGCTGACAAGTTCAAAGCCATTGCCCAGGCGTGTGCGACTAAAGTTGTCGTACCAGAAAAAGTCAGATGCTGCGGTTTTGCCGGCGACAAGGGCTTTGAGGTGCCAGAACTTAATGAATCGGCATTGGAACATCTTAAAGAGGCACTGCCGCACGATTGTCATTGTGGCTATTCCAACAGCCGGACTTGTGAAATTGGCCTTGCCAATACGGCGGGAATCAGCTATCAATCCATTGCTTATCTTGTCGATAAATGTGCCCGATCAAAAAAATAA
- a CDS encoding cytochrome c oxidase assembly protein — MELNVLWFILVGVLFTGFFFLEGFDYGVGMLLPFLGRNDVERRVIINTIGPVWDGNEVWMITAGGAMFAAFPHVYATMFSGFYMALFLMLMALIVRGVAFEFRSKDESPVWRGTWDWMIFIGSVIPALLWGVAVTNLIKGVPINEKMIYVGTFFDLLSPYTLVGGLAFLLVFLFHGALYLTLKVEGEMIERVRSVALKGGALAAVVFLACVGLTYTNTDLFSSVLGGTALWGAVAAFVAGYAFTWLKKYGWGFAMSSLAIVLTTAGFFAGLFPRIMVSSLNSAWSLTVYNASSTPYTLKIMTFAALTLVPIVLAYQIWTYWVFRKRVTARDLEY, encoded by the coding sequence ATGGAACTAAATGTTTTATGGTTTATTCTTGTCGGAGTACTATTCACCGGGTTCTTTTTCCTGGAAGGGTTTGATTATGGTGTTGGGATGCTGCTGCCGTTTCTAGGCCGCAATGATGTCGAACGCCGGGTGATTATTAATACTATTGGTCCGGTCTGGGATGGCAATGAAGTATGGATGATTACGGCTGGCGGAGCCATGTTTGCTGCCTTCCCCCATGTCTATGCCACCATGTTCAGCGGATTTTATATGGCGCTGTTCTTAATGCTGATGGCCTTAATTGTGCGCGGCGTAGCGTTTGAGTTCCGCAGTAAGGATGAGAGTCCGGTTTGGCGCGGCACCTGGGACTGGATGATTTTTATTGGCAGTGTTATTCCTGCTTTGTTATGGGGCGTGGCTGTAACCAATTTGATTAAAGGTGTGCCGATCAACGAGAAGATGATTTATGTGGGTACCTTCTTTGATTTGCTCAGTCCTTATACGCTGGTAGGCGGACTGGCATTTCTGCTGGTGTTTTTATTCCATGGAGCTTTATATTTAACCCTAAAAGTCGAAGGCGAAATGATTGAACGGGTCAGAAGTGTTGCGTTAAAAGGCGGAGCTCTAGCCGCTGTGGTATTCCTGGCTTGTGTCGGCTTAACTTATACAAATACCGATTTATTTTCAAGCGTTCTGGGCGGGACAGCACTCTGGGGTGCTGTAGCAGCTTTTGTGGCTGGCTATGCATTTACCTGGTTGAAAAAATATGGCTGGGGCTTTGCAATGAGCAGCTTGGCCATTGTCTTAACTACGGCTGGATTTTTTGCCGGCTTATTCCCGCGCATCATGGTTTCCAGCCTGAACTCAGCTTGGAGCTTGACTGTCTATAATGCATCATCGACTCCGTATACGCTGAAGATTATGACCTTTGCAGCGCTTACGCTGGTTCCCATTGTGCTTGCTTATCAGATTTGGACTTATTGGGTGTTCCGCAAGCGGGTTACCGCGAGAGATTTGGAGTATTAG
- a CDS encoding cytochrome ubiquinol oxidase subunit I, with amino-acid sequence MDEVLLARWQFGITSVYHFLFIPLTLGLSIMVAIMETMYVRTNNELYKKMTKFWGKLFLLNFAMGVVTGIVQEFHFGMNWSEYSRFMGDIFGAPLAMEALTAFFLESTFMGIWIFGWDRLSKGLHAACIWIVAFASNLSAFWILAANSFMQHPVGYAINNGRAEMTDFIALITNPYVAYQFPHTVLSGVVTAGIFVLAISAYHLLKGTHLEVFRTSFKFGLIWSIVGVLAVMGSGHLQTQYVAKAQPMKLAATEALWESADPAPFALAAVIDEKNQTNSFEIGVPGALTFLAHDSFKGEVKGIKELQAAAAAKYGPGNYIPDVTALFWSFRVMVIAGMIMAGVTLLCGLLWFKGKLEDYPIALKAMLLMLPLPYIANSAGWFVTEAGRQPWMVIGLQKVAQAASPNVTATEIWISLIGFTLLYGVLAVAAVFLAIKFIKQGPVDSKPNIPAAPVKGATLWN; translated from the coding sequence ATGGATGAAGTACTATTAGCGCGTTGGCAGTTTGGTATTACCTCTGTATATCACTTTCTGTTTATTCCGCTGACACTGGGACTATCCATAATGGTTGCTATTATGGAAACCATGTATGTTCGTACCAATAATGAATTATATAAAAAGATGACGAAGTTTTGGGGCAAGTTATTTTTACTTAATTTTGCGATGGGTGTTGTAACCGGTATTGTGCAGGAGTTTCACTTTGGCATGAACTGGTCGGAGTATTCACGGTTTATGGGTGATATATTTGGCGCTCCATTAGCCATGGAAGCCTTAACCGCTTTCTTCTTGGAATCAACCTTTATGGGAATCTGGATTTTTGGTTGGGATCGGCTTTCGAAAGGACTCCACGCAGCCTGTATTTGGATTGTGGCATTTGCCAGCAATCTGTCGGCGTTTTGGATTCTGGCAGCCAATTCCTTTATGCAGCACCCTGTCGGCTATGCCATTAATAATGGCCGGGCAGAGATGACTGATTTTATTGCACTTATTACCAATCCTTATGTTGCTTATCAATTTCCGCATACCGTACTGTCAGGTGTCGTTACAGCCGGTATCTTTGTACTAGCGATTAGTGCTTATCATTTGCTGAAAGGCACTCACTTGGAAGTGTTCCGGACCTCCTTTAAATTTGGTCTGATTTGGTCTATTGTCGGTGTTCTGGCCGTGATGGGCAGCGGCCATTTGCAAACCCAATATGTTGCCAAGGCTCAGCCTATGAAGCTGGCTGCGACTGAGGCGTTATGGGAATCGGCTGATCCGGCTCCATTTGCACTGGCAGCCGTCATTGATGAGAAGAACCAAACCAATAGTTTTGAAATCGGGGTTCCGGGAGCGTTAACCTTTTTAGCTCATGATTCATTTAAAGGTGAAGTAAAAGGGATTAAAGAACTGCAAGCTGCTGCAGCTGCCAAGTATGGTCCTGGCAACTATATTCCTGATGTTACTGCCTTGTTCTGGAGTTTCCGGGTCATGGTGATTGCGGGGATGATCATGGCAGGAGTAACGCTATTATGCGGGTTATTGTGGTTCAAAGGTAAGTTAGAAGACTATCCTATTGCCCTTAAAGCCATGCTGTTGATGCTGCCATTGCCGTATATTGCCAATTCGGCCGGTTGGTTTGTGACTGAAGCAGGCCGCCAGCCTTGGATGGTTATTGGCTTGCAAAAGGTTGCGCAAGCAGCATCACCGAATGTCACGGCTACTGAAATTTGGATATCCTTAATCGGCTTTACCTTACTTTATGGTGTTTTAGCAGTAGCGGCCGTATTTTTGGCTATTAAATTTATTAAACAAGGTCCTGTGGACAGCAAGCCCAATATTCCTGCAGCACCAGTGAAGGGGGCGACATTATGGAACTAA